A genomic segment from Rubrobacter tropicus encodes:
- a CDS encoding FitA-like ribbon-helix-helix domain-containing protein, which yields MTKMIQIRNVPDDLHRKLKVRAAQEGMTLSDYLLSEVEKVAAKPTIREWLEKVSRDEPVEVDEPPEVTIRRMRDADDPRDLG from the coding sequence ATGACGAAGATGATCCAGATCAGGAACGTCCCCGATGACCTCCACCGCAAGCTAAAGGTCCGGGCGGCGCAAGAAGGCATGACGCTCTCGGACTACCTCCTCTCGGAGGTGGAGAAGGTAGCGGCAAAGCCCACGATAAGAGAGTGGCTTGAGAAGGTGAGTCGTGACGAGCCGGTCGAGGTGGACGAGCCGCCTGAGGTGACGATCCGCCGGATGCGTGACGCGGACGACCCGCGAGATCTCGGCTAA